The Vigna unguiculata cultivar IT97K-499-35 chromosome 1, ASM411807v1, whole genome shotgun sequence nucleotide sequence AACACccagtaaaatttaaaattgcgTTTATATTTCAACTTGGGTTGCTCTTACAGTACTCAGCATCCCTACCCAATTCTTTATAGTCTCCTCCTATGTCCTGGGAAGGGTGACACTGGGCCAGCAAAACGCAAAACCCAGCTCCTATAGTGgactcttattttattttcgttGTTCTGTTTTCTAATTAACAGTAATAATTAGGTCCTTTCCCGAAAGTAAAAGAATATTAACATGTAATTTGCCCATTTTGTTGCAGCATTGAAGTTCTAGCAGTGTTCAAGAGGGGACCTCAGAAAAAGAAaccaggaaaaaaaaagaaaaaacacttgCAAAGAGCTGTGAAACATTAATTTGGACAGGGTTCGATATACAGATTTTCGTGTACAACAGCAAATTAGTGTGTAATATTGCATTGAAGAAATGAAATGGCAAGTTTTTTAGCAGTTTAGAGTGGAGAAAGTTTACCATTGCCATTTGCGGGGCGGGGAGTGGGGAAGTCGTTTGTATTGAGGGAAAAAGGAATTGTGTTTCATCGTTTGATTAATTGTGTTgaaagaatattaaaatttgaatatagtTTTACATTGCTTTTGTATCTTATTCAACATGCTTTTGGTATAAGTAATACAAAATTGAGGAATAACTTGAGGAATTATTAAACCAACTTGCCCCAATGGTGCTGCTTGACCATTCAATCTCAATTACTAGGAAagcttcaatttctttttcctctGCTCTTAGATTTTGCCAGGTGAGGAAAGACTGTCAAAATGTTGTGTGCCAGCAGATCTTGCCTGGTCAAGATCCCAATTACTGGGGATACCTGTGACGAGGTGACATCATTTGTTTAgtcataacataattaaatactataagaatttttcaaaaaaaattgaaaatgaacaaTGAATTTTGTTTATCTCCCTGAAATATTAACATATGTATTTCGTTTTtgaattatgttaatattatgtGCTTGAAAAACTCACCCCGGATGCTTGATACTTGGGTACTACAAGCAGATGACGAATTCCAACTTGTCTGAAGAGAATCATTGCTTTTGCTACTGACATGCTCTCTAGCACGGTAAAGGGAGTTGTATTGGTTAGAGGATGTAGATCTACAAACATCTCCATTTCCTCGCTGGTCACAGCCACCCCTTCAATACTTCCTTCTCTCTCAGCCAGCTCTACCCAGGTAAATTTCTCTCTCACTTCCCAGTCCATTGTTCTCCTTCTTTCTTTAAAGAACCACTTCTTCTTTAGTGCTTGGATGAGATGTGCTCTTAAAACTAGTCCATGCAACTCTGTTGCTCCATTGGCTTGTCCTACTACTGGTGGTACTGCTACTCCTCCATCACCCAAAACAGGGAAGCCATTATGCGCATTGTTTTTCAAGACATCTACTATTTTAGATACCTTTTCTATTCCTTGGAGGGTAACCACAGATGGTTTTACATCAACAAGCTCACCCACAGTGAGATTTCTCATCCATGGCTCGGGATTTGCATCCATGAAAGGGAGGCCTTTCAAGTGCAGTATAATCTCGTAGATACTTGGGTTGAAACTGTCTCCCACAGTTTTGGCTATTAGGAGAACAATCATCGTTATTGGTAGTAGGAGAAGATTATTGGTGAGTTCAAGAAAGATCACACAAAGGGATACCGTCATCCTCATGGAACCAGCCATGAGGGAGGCTGCACCAAGTACGGCAAACAGCCCTTGGTCAATGTTTGTATGAGGCCCCATATATAAGCCAAGAAGGCGTCCATAACCTGAGCCCATTAGAATAATTGGGAGGAAAAGCCCAGATGGCACTGCAATTCCAAAAGTAATTAGTCCTAATATGCAATATAGTACAAAGAAAATTAGGAGGGACATGGGTTGATATTCTTGAGGGGTGTTGGTTGAGAATATGTTTCGAACAGCATCATCATTAGTGGTAAGCAGCAGAGTGGCCAGATCGTTATAGTAGCCAGGTGGACAGTTGAATTGTTTGAAATTTCCGGATCGTCCATTGGTGGGGCATGCCGACTCTGGAATCGATGAATCACATGGGGTACATTTTGCTAAGAATGGGAGACCATATTGGCACATGGACGTGAAGAGTGCAACTGCAAGACTGAGGAGGAGTTTATGTATCTTTCCTTTCCTGCAACAATTAAAGGTAGGCATTACCTTAGTAatcatgatatttttttttcctttcactcTTATTAAGTGTTTTTAAAAGTTAAGGATGTGCAATATGTTGAGACGAGGGTTGGATGATTGCTTACTGATTGATGAGATTGTAGAGTCTGAGGATCTTGTGTAGAACATGATTGTAAAGGCTTCCCAATACCCCGCCTATGATACCGATGACTACAACGATGACAATATCCATAACATGGTACCTCACTGTCACATTGCTTACATCAAACATAATCAAACCTCCTTCACCAAAAAGACCACATTTTCCAGAATTGCAGATTTCAATGAAGGCCCTGagaatcaccaccaccacagcTGTGCTAAAAAAAGTTCTCCATAGTAGAGCACTTCTCCACCAGGTTGCCACCTCTTCAAGAGCAAAGAGAACTCCACCCACCGGAGCCCGGAAAGCTGCACAAACTCCCGAAGATGAACCACAGGTGATAAGATCACGACGGTCACGATCATTGTTAAAATATCGAAGCCAACGCCATTTGATCCTGTAATTGTCGGGACCTCCCTGGCCTAGTAAGGAAGCAATGCAGCTTCCTATATGTACCAACGGTCCTTCTTTTCCCAAATCTAGTCCTGCGGACACTGCTCCAATGCTTCCAATTATCTACAACAACCAATGCATGGTATATGTATGTTAGTAACGCGTCACTGTGTTgtgcagaaaataaaaaatggccAAGTCCAGTACTAAATCATTCCATTCTGTGTTATAGTAATTAAGGATTCCAGTTGGAATGTTAGAAACATTGGATGagaattggtatctaaatttttttatgtatttctaATTGGTGGCTCGTTGAAGTTTCCAACTTCAGCatcaattttctaaatttttttattaaatttggtctATGGTTTAGACAATTTAAAAATCCTacat carries:
- the LOC114180541 gene encoding chloride channel protein CLC-b-like, with amino-acid sequence MGEDCREFGESTKMKEKMEEVEREEEIDPESNPVNEPLLKRNRTLSSNPLALVGEKVSYIESLDYEINENDLFKHDWRSRSRVQVLQYIFLKWLLAFLVGLLTGIIATLINLAIENIAGYKLLAVLKYIHRERYLTGFLYFTGINFILTFVAAILCVCFAPTAAGPGIPEIKAYLNGVDTPNMFGATTLIVKIIGSIGAVSAGLDLGKEGPLVHIGSCIASLLGQGGPDNYRIKWRWLRYFNNDRDRRDLITCGSSSGVCAAFRAPVGGVLFALEEVATWWRSALLWRTFFSTAVVVVILRAFIEICNSGKCGLFGEGGLIMFDVSNVTVRYHVMDIVIVVVIGIIGGVLGSLYNHVLHKILRLYNLINQKGKIHKLLLSLAVALFTSMCQYGLPFLAKCTPCDSSIPESACPTNGRSGNFKQFNCPPGYYNDLATLLLTTNDDAVRNIFSTNTPQEYQPMSLLIFFVLYCILGLITFGIAVPSGLFLPIILMGSGYGRLLGLYMGPHTNIDQGLFAVLGAASLMAGSMRMTVSLCVIFLELTNNLLLLPITMIVLLIAKTVGDSFNPSIYEIILHLKGLPFMDANPEPWMRNLTVGELVDVKPSVVTLQGIEKVSKIVDVLKNNAHNGFPVLGDGGVAVPPVVGQANGATELHGLVLRAHLIQALKKKWFFKERRRTMDWEVREKFTWVELAEREGSIEGVAVTSEEMEMFVDLHPLTNTTPFTVLESMSVAKAMILFRQVGIRHLLVVPKYQASGVSPVIGILTRQDLLAHNILTVFPHLAKSKSRGKRN